A DNA window from Rhizobium sp. NLR16a contains the following coding sequences:
- a CDS encoding Tim44 domain-containing protein, with the protein MPSAVSRFAKMAAIAVLTSATVFATISDADARRAGGFGGFGSRGTRTFSAPPVTRTAPAPAAPIERSMTPRPQTTAPYSTQQPGYAQQRPGFFNGFGRSMIGGLIAGGLLGMLLGQGFGGGFGFLGMLLQIALIGGAVMLAMRYFANRRQPSYGASGQSRSYGQSVKMSPTNSSSFQIPAIGSGAGYGGLPRGNRLSDEIGLVQADLDQFEELLTSVQTAYGAEDYGALRRLTTPEAMSYLAEELGENATNGVRNRVSDVKLLQGDIAEAWRENGQEYATLAMRYSSIDAMVERDSGRVVSGDDRRPSESTEIWTFVRRPGADWKLAAIQGTGQRAA; encoded by the coding sequence ATGCCGAGTGCCGTTTCGCGTTTTGCCAAGATGGCGGCCATTGCCGTACTGACGAGCGCTACCGTTTTTGCCACGATCAGCGATGCCGATGCGCGACGCGCCGGCGGCTTCGGCGGGTTCGGAAGCCGTGGCACCCGCACTTTCAGCGCGCCTCCGGTTACCCGTACGGCGCCTGCCCCGGCTGCCCCCATCGAACGATCGATGACGCCGCGCCCGCAAACGACGGCACCCTATAGCACGCAGCAGCCCGGCTACGCCCAGCAGCGCCCGGGTTTCTTCAACGGCTTCGGCCGTTCGATGATCGGCGGGCTGATCGCCGGCGGTCTCCTCGGCATGCTGCTCGGCCAGGGTTTCGGCGGCGGCTTCGGCTTCCTCGGCATGCTGCTGCAGATCGCTTTGATCGGCGGCGCCGTCATGCTTGCCATGCGTTATTTCGCCAACCGCCGCCAGCCTTCTTACGGCGCCAGCGGTCAGAGCCGGTCCTACGGCCAGTCCGTTAAAATGTCGCCCACGAACTCTTCGTCGTTCCAGATCCCGGCGATCGGCTCGGGCGCCGGTTACGGCGGACTGCCGCGCGGCAATCGCTTAAGCGACGAGATCGGGCTGGTCCAGGCTGATCTCGACCAGTTCGAGGAGTTGCTGACGAGCGTGCAGACCGCTTACGGCGCCGAAGATTACGGCGCGTTGCGCCGGCTGACGACGCCCGAGGCCATGTCCTACCTTGCCGAGGAACTGGGAGAAAACGCCACCAACGGCGTGCGCAACCGTGTCTCCGACGTCAAGCTGCTGCAGGGCGATATTGCCGAGGCCTGGCGCGAGAACGGCCAGGAATATGCGACGCTCGCTATGCGTTATTCCTCGATCGATGCGATGGTCGAACGCGACAGCGGTCGCGTCGTTTCCGGCGACGACCGCCGTCCGAGCGAAAGCACCGAGATATGGACCTTCGTGCGCAGGCCGGGCGCGGACTGGAAACTCGCCGCGATCCAGGGCACCGGGCAGCGCGCCGCTTAA
- a CDS encoding inositol monophosphatase family protein — MNAAFDAAAIRARAEAAITVALEVGRETAGFRLESDPGTLAVQSKGLQDFVTIADRRAEQAIRHGLISRFPDDTFMGEESGGQSEGAGTWVVDPIDGTTNYIRGFRHWGVSIAFVVGDKVEIGVVYDAAEDKVFHAVRGGGAFKDGLAIHAATTADPANALVILGHSRKTSFDEYLALSKRLHERGMDYRRMGAAALDLLRVAEGAADLYYERHLNAWDMLAGALIAEEAGAIVAMPSVDKSLAQGGPVIAYSPGLADEFAFILDIEGLAPVTR; from the coding sequence ATGAACGCCGCATTCGACGCCGCTGCCATCCGCGCACGGGCGGAGGCCGCGATTACCGTTGCGCTCGAGGTCGGACGGGAGACGGCCGGGTTTCGGCTCGAGTCGGATCCCGGCACTCTTGCCGTCCAAAGCAAGGGATTGCAGGACTTCGTCACCATCGCCGACAGGAGGGCCGAGCAGGCGATCCGCCACGGGCTCATCTCGCGCTTTCCCGACGATACCTTCATGGGAGAGGAGAGCGGCGGGCAATCGGAAGGGGCCGGCACCTGGGTCGTCGATCCGATCGACGGCACGACCAACTATATCAGGGGCTTCCGCCACTGGGGCGTTTCGATCGCCTTTGTCGTCGGCGACAAGGTCGAGATCGGCGTCGTCTACGACGCTGCCGAGGACAAAGTATTTCACGCGGTACGCGGCGGCGGCGCCTTCAAGGATGGACTGGCGATCCATGCGGCGACGACTGCCGATCCGGCCAATGCGCTCGTCATTCTCGGTCATTCGCGCAAGACGAGCTTCGATGAGTATCTCGCGCTCTCCAAGCGACTTCATGAGCGCGGAATGGACTATCGCCGCATGGGCGCTGCCGCCCTCGACCTCCTTCGCGTCGCCGAAGGCGCGGCAGACCTCTATTACGAACGCCACCTCAACGCCTGGGACATGCTCGCAGGGGCGCTGATCGCCGAAGAGGCCGGCGCGATCGTGGCCATGCCGTCGGTCGATAAATCGCTTGCGCAAGGCGGACCGGTCATCGCCTATTCGCCGGGGCTTGCCGACGAATTCGCCTTCATCCTCGACATCGAAGGACTGGCACCCGTTACCCGTTAA
- a CDS encoding sugar ABC transporter permease, producing MKTSRTLGLVMIAPAAVMIVLFFLMPVVLTAVFSMTNMTTATGISGGVYQIAPNSLITLKSAMPEIAAEMAEPRYTIDEAGLKAVEGLGLAPAIAAELRAKHAGEIFATRREVERMIKDLAERPSTREVKHISEQFNRSVLNTRFDSKEQLFSSLDGLGFKLTPEQKETVAKTTYTGWTWTTDNFSRMASSPDMARVLFNTVLYVALVLMLFNVGYALLLAIWTHYMPPTPASIFRGIWLLPRITPVVIYVMLWKWLAWDSGFISILMGKFGYPPKNYLLDTAYNAWFFVVLINGFIGASMGMLVFSSAMKAIPKSQFYASEVDGASRWQQIRYIILPQMRWPILFVTCYQTLSLLASFNEILLATNGGPGNATEVWALSAYHTALRNYAGNLEYGLGAAMALVLVVIGVVLSLLYLRVFNYGTLVAKPLIED from the coding sequence ATGAAAACGTCCAGAACGCTCGGACTGGTGATGATCGCGCCTGCGGCGGTCATGATCGTGCTGTTTTTCCTGATGCCGGTCGTTCTGACGGCAGTCTTCTCCATGACCAACATGACCACGGCGACTGGCATTTCAGGGGGCGTCTATCAGATCGCACCTAATTCGCTGATCACGCTGAAATCGGCGATGCCGGAGATCGCGGCCGAGATGGCCGAGCCGCGCTACACGATCGACGAAGCCGGCCTCAAGGCCGTGGAGGGCCTCGGCCTTGCGCCTGCGATCGCGGCGGAGTTGCGCGCCAAACACGCCGGCGAGATCTTTGCGACGCGGCGCGAGGTCGAACGCATGATCAAGGATCTTGCCGAACGCCCTTCGACGCGTGAGGTCAAACATATCTCCGAACAGTTCAACCGCTCCGTCCTCAACACGCGCTTCGACAGCAAGGAACAGCTGTTTTCGTCGCTGGACGGTCTGGGTTTCAAGCTGACGCCGGAGCAGAAGGAAACCGTCGCCAAGACCACCTATACCGGCTGGACCTGGACGACCGACAATTTCTCACGCATGGCCAGCTCGCCCGACATGGCGCGTGTGCTTTTCAATACCGTTCTCTATGTCGCGCTAGTATTGATGCTCTTCAACGTCGGTTATGCGCTGCTGCTTGCCATCTGGACGCATTACATGCCTCCGACGCCGGCCTCGATCTTTCGCGGCATCTGGCTCCTGCCGCGCATCACGCCCGTCGTCATCTACGTCATGCTGTGGAAGTGGCTCGCCTGGGACAGCGGCTTCATCTCCATCCTGATGGGCAAGTTCGGCTACCCCCCGAAGAACTATCTGCTCGATACCGCCTATAATGCCTGGTTCTTCGTCGTGCTGATCAACGGCTTCATCGGCGCCTCGATGGGCATGCTGGTGTTCTCGTCGGCGATGAAGGCCATCCCGAAGAGCCAGTTCTATGCGAGCGAGGTCGACGGCGCCTCACGCTGGCAGCAGATCCGCTACATCATCCTGCCCCAGATGCGCTGGCCGATCCTCTTCGTCACCTGCTATCAGACGCTGTCGCTGCTCGCCTCCTTCAATGAAATCCTGCTCGCCACCAATGGCGGGCCGGGCAACGCGACCGAGGTCTGGGCGCTCTCCGCCTATCACACCGCACTCAGAAACTATGCCGGCAATCTCGAATACGGACTGGGTGCCGCCATGGCGCTGGTGCTCGTCGTCATCGGCGTGGTGCTGTCGCTGCTTTATCTGCGCGTCTTCAACTATGGCACGCTTGTCGCCAAGCCCTTGATCGAGGATTGA
- a CDS encoding extracellular solute-binding protein: MTILPTLKSLTIAAAILASTSVFAFAKDVTISVWAGGTGPNDVYRLDAIEIAAQQLQREAALKGEDLKITVEKKPYSAWEDFKQALTLAAEAKTAPNIVVSGHEDIAPWSQSGLIVPIEDYVDLDSWPLNGIYENLLKIASYNGTVYGIPQDAESRPMFFWKPYMKAIGYSDADLDALPQNVQDGKYTMKNLLEDARKMQDKGLVQPGYGFYPRTSNGPDYWQFYTSFGGTMEEGGKLVFDKAAMARTYQFFADAVKSGVTKKNHIGMPGDQWWKEVATGKAGIWDGGTWHYARLVNQEGLKDFFGNVIFTLIPAGEGGKANTLTHPLVYLLTAGHDKEDTDIAAKLITIASEPRINALHAVKSAHLGISEAESEVDFYSADRWTREATERLLPHANAMPNNSDFGTYWNIMWKNLEASWTGAKTVDAAIGDAESELKSTLGDKIVIR; this comes from the coding sequence ATGACCATTTTGCCGACGTTGAAATCCCTTACGATCGCGGCTGCCATCCTGGCCTCGACCTCCGTATTTGCATTCGCCAAGGATGTTACCATCAGCGTCTGGGCCGGGGGCACCGGCCCGAACGACGTCTATCGTCTCGATGCCATCGAGATCGCGGCGCAGCAGCTGCAGCGCGAAGCCGCCCTCAAGGGCGAAGACCTGAAAATCACCGTCGAGAAAAAGCCCTATAGCGCCTGGGAAGACTTCAAACAGGCGCTGACCCTTGCCGCAGAAGCCAAGACCGCCCCGAACATCGTCGTAAGCGGCCATGAGGACATCGCGCCCTGGTCGCAATCCGGCCTGATCGTCCCGATCGAAGATTATGTCGACCTCGACTCCTGGCCGCTCAACGGCATCTACGAAAATCTTCTGAAGATCGCCTCCTACAACGGCACCGTCTACGGCATCCCGCAGGATGCCGAATCCCGGCCGATGTTCTTCTGGAAACCGTATATGAAGGCGATCGGCTACAGTGACGCCGATCTCGACGCCCTGCCGCAGAACGTGCAGGACGGTAAGTATACGATGAAGAACCTGCTCGAAGACGCCAGGAAGATGCAGGACAAGGGCCTCGTCCAGCCCGGCTACGGCTTTTATCCGCGCACCAGCAACGGTCCGGATTACTGGCAGTTCTACACCAGCTTCGGCGGCACGATGGAAGAAGGCGGCAAGCTTGTTTTCGACAAGGCTGCGATGGCACGCACTTACCAGTTCTTCGCCGACGCTGTTAAATCAGGCGTCACCAAGAAGAACCACATCGGCATGCCGGGCGACCAGTGGTGGAAGGAAGTCGCCACCGGCAAGGCCGGCATCTGGGACGGCGGCACCTGGCACTATGCCCGACTCGTCAATCAGGAAGGCCTCAAGGATTTCTTCGGCAACGTGATCTTCACGCTGATCCCGGCCGGCGAAGGGGGCAAGGCCAACACGCTGACGCATCCGCTCGTCTACCTCCTGACCGCAGGCCACGACAAGGAGGACACCGATATCGCCGCCAAGCTGATCACGATCGCCTCGGAGCCGCGCATCAATGCGTTGCATGCGGTCAAGTCAGCCCATCTCGGCATTTCTGAGGCGGAGTCTGAAGTGGATTTTTACTCGGCTGACCGCTGGACCCGCGAAGCCACCGAACGGCTGCTGCCGCATGCCAATGCGATGCCGAACAATTCCGATTTCGGCACCTATTGGAACATCATGTGGAAGAACCTCGAAGCTTCCTGGACCGGCGCCAAGACCGTCGACGCCGCCATCGGCGATGCCGAAAGCGAGCTGAAAAGCACGCTCGGTGACAAGATCGTCATCCGCTGA
- a CDS encoding carbohydrate ABC transporter permease — MAERSQPSANYRGWPVLTALTIVSLPLLLMYVYLFLDTVTVKPPDALLPSGLTLNHWRFLWQTTAGKANIWHVTLNTLLFSACTTSLVLLVSSMAGYVLSRLNVPARGFFLAGVMVLHAFPSVTLIIAIFIVLQMIGLYNSLIGVILVKAAIDLPLGIWLMKGFYDTVPWEIEMAGVVDGASRFRVWRSLVLPQVKPGIMALGLFSFLSGWGEFILPQVLAPGNQVQVLSVYLAGFLADDNNYDFNMFKAVGLFYLIPVLIVYALFNKYLMNIYGGGSKG, encoded by the coding sequence ATGGCCGAACGCTCGCAGCCCTCGGCAAATTATCGCGGCTGGCCTGTCCTGACGGCGCTGACCATCGTCAGCCTGCCGCTGCTCTTGATGTATGTCTATCTCTTCCTCGACACCGTCACGGTGAAGCCGCCGGACGCCTTGTTGCCCTCCGGCTTGACGCTCAACCATTGGCGTTTCCTGTGGCAGACAACGGCGGGCAAGGCGAACATCTGGCACGTGACCCTGAATACGCTGCTGTTTTCGGCCTGCACCACCAGTCTGGTGCTGCTCGTCTCCTCGATGGCCGGTTATGTGCTGTCTCGGCTGAACGTGCCGGCACGCGGCTTCTTCCTTGCCGGCGTCATGGTGCTGCACGCCTTCCCGTCGGTAACGCTGATCATCGCCATCTTCATCGTGCTGCAGATGATCGGCCTCTATAACTCGCTGATCGGCGTCATCCTGGTGAAGGCGGCGATCGACCTGCCGCTCGGCATCTGGCTGATGAAGGGCTTCTACGATACCGTGCCCTGGGAAATCGAAATGGCCGGCGTCGTTGATGGCGCTTCGCGTTTCAGGGTCTGGCGCAGCCTGGTGCTGCCGCAGGTCAAGCCCGGCATCATGGCCCTCGGCCTGTTCTCCTTCCTCTCCGGCTGGGGCGAGTTCATCCTGCCGCAGGTGTTGGCGCCGGGCAATCAGGTGCAGGTGCTGTCGGTCTATCTCGCTGGCTTCCTCGCCGACGATAACAATTATGACTTCAACATGTTCAAGGCGGTCGGCCTCTTCTACCTGATTCCGGTGTTGATCGTTTACGCGCTCTTCAACAAATACCTCATGAACATCTACGGCGGCGGGAGCAAAGGTTGA
- a CDS encoding YbaK/EbsC family protein, whose product MSLESVRAFLRAHAPDIDIIETAESSSTVALAAEAHGVEPAQIAKTICLRVGEQMMLVVAGGTARLDNRKFKDTFGAKGRMLDAEEVVAVTSHPVGGVCPFGLPAPLPIYCDISLKRFDEVVPAAGSTNSAVRIATGRLAELTGASWVDVCQ is encoded by the coding sequence ATGAGCCTTGAATCCGTCCGCGCCTTCCTCCGTGCTCACGCACCCGATATCGACATCATCGAAACCGCCGAGAGTTCCTCGACGGTTGCCCTTGCCGCCGAAGCCCATGGCGTCGAGCCCGCCCAGATCGCCAAAACGATCTGTCTGCGCGTCGGCGAACAGATGATGCTGGTGGTCGCCGGCGGTACGGCGCGGCTCGACAATCGCAAGTTCAAGGACACTTTCGGGGCCAAGGGGCGCATGCTCGATGCCGAAGAGGTCGTGGCGGTCACCAGCCATCCTGTCGGCGGCGTCTGCCCGTTCGGCCTGCCCGCGCCGCTGCCGATCTATTGCGATATTTCGCTGAAACGTTTCGATGAAGTCGTACCGGCGGCCGGCTCGACCAATTCGGCCGTGCGCATCGCTACGGGACGGCTGGCCGAGCTCACCGGCGCCAGTTGGGTCGATGTTTGTCAGTAA
- a CDS encoding glycerophosphodiester phosphodiesterase family protein, whose amino-acid sequence MQMTRLADSQGLEISHEGHRTRLKWHRLRKRFADPLFSAEVMAEGFAAGASMELDLRVRADGGFVVLHDRELEGETTGRGPIAAKNAADLRDTRMKDGTRPLILSEDLADMMRATHPAALLQFDMKDNYEAVGTRGIEHLARHFRNIAASVIVSGGSLDLIVAVKEKLPHLLRGIDPTDKLYDIRKAGGWKAVETELRADLNGPTEPDTVYLHWPLILNAAKEGLDMIALCQDHGKRVDAWTFTLKQPEAGFSEEEWLNFLALMALKPDQITTDEAPATERAWRRRING is encoded by the coding sequence ATGCAGATGACGAGATTGGCGGATTCGCAAGGCCTGGAGATTTCGCATGAGGGGCATCGCACCCGTCTGAAATGGCACCGGCTGCGCAAGCGGTTTGCCGATCCCCTGTTCTCCGCCGAGGTGATGGCGGAGGGTTTTGCGGCAGGCGCCTCGATGGAACTCGATCTGCGCGTGCGCGCCGACGGCGGCTTCGTCGTGCTGCACGACAGGGAGCTTGAAGGTGAGACGACGGGCCGTGGACCAATCGCTGCGAAGAACGCTGCCGACCTCCGCGATACCAGGATGAAGGACGGCACCCGGCCGCTGATCCTCAGCGAGGATCTCGCCGATATGATGCGGGCAACGCATCCGGCCGCATTGCTGCAATTCGATATGAAGGACAATTACGAAGCTGTCGGCACCCGCGGCATCGAGCATCTTGCCAGGCATTTCCGCAATATCGCCGCCTCGGTGATTGTCAGCGGCGGCAGTCTCGACCTCATCGTGGCAGTCAAGGAAAAGCTACCGCATCTGCTGCGCGGCATCGATCCGACCGACAAGCTCTACGACATCAGGAAGGCCGGCGGCTGGAAAGCTGTCGAAACAGAATTGCGCGCCGATCTAAACGGCCCGACCGAGCCGGACACGGTCTATCTCCACTGGCCGCTGATCCTCAACGCCGCTAAAGAGGGGCTGGATATGATCGCGCTCTGCCAGGACCACGGCAAGCGCGTCGATGCCTGGACCTTCACGCTGAAGCAGCCGGAGGCTGGCTTCAGCGAAGAGGAGTGGCTGAATTTTTTGGCACTGATGGCACTCAAGCCGGATCAGATCACCACCGACGAAGCGCCGGCGACCGAGCGCGCCTGGCGCCGCCGCATTAACGGGTAA
- a CDS encoding glycerophosphodiester phosphodiesterase, translated as MTRDFSAFFQRYGWPTAKGRLPFCIGHRGASGHERENTLAAFRRAAELGAEMWELDTQLTVDGVVVVSHDDHLQRVYGIDRRISEMTAAELAGLDGVDVPTFSEVAALARETGTGLYVELKAPGTGIRCWRHLVEMNQRFACLGSFDTAQVRELRDAACDFPLSVLIRVGHDPHALGEEARADILHLCWERAGERPQDLVTEALMARAFEAGREIVLWHEERRTILDDLMKLPVLGICTDLPDLMRPPPIKEKALG; from the coding sequence ATGACCCGCGATTTTTCAGCCTTCTTCCAACGTTACGGCTGGCCGACGGCCAAGGGCCGGCTTCCCTTCTGCATCGGCCATCGCGGCGCCAGCGGCCACGAACGCGAAAACACCCTCGCCGCTTTCCGCCGCGCGGCCGAACTCGGCGCGGAGATGTGGGAGCTCGACACGCAGCTGACCGTTGACGGCGTGGTGGTCGTCTCGCATGACGACCATCTGCAGCGGGTCTATGGCATCGACAGACGTATATCGGAAATGACGGCGGCTGAGCTCGCCGGCCTTGACGGCGTCGACGTGCCGACCTTTTCGGAGGTCGCCGCTCTCGCCCGAGAGACCGGGACTGGCCTCTATGTCGAACTCAAGGCGCCGGGGACGGGCATCCGATGCTGGCGGCACCTTGTCGAAATGAACCAGCGCTTTGCCTGCCTTGGTTCCTTCGATACCGCGCAGGTGCGCGAACTCAGGGACGCGGCCTGCGATTTTCCGCTCTCGGTGCTGATCCGTGTCGGCCACGATCCGCATGCTCTCGGTGAGGAGGCCCGCGCGGATATTCTGCATCTCTGCTGGGAGAGGGCAGGGGAGCGCCCGCAGGATCTGGTGACCGAGGCGCTGATGGCCCGCGCCTTCGAGGCTGGCCGCGAGATCGTGCTCTGGCACGAGGAGCGGCGGACCATTCTCGATGACCTCATGAAACTGCCGGTTCTCGGCATCTGCACCGATCTGCCCGATCTGATGCGGCCGCCTCCGATTAAGGAGAAAGCACTTGGCTGA
- a CDS encoding ABC transporter ATP-binding protein — MRILLDNFSKSFGSTKVIENMRLEVAGGEMLALLGPSGCGKSTTLFAVCGIHRPTGGRILFGERDVTDLPSQARNVGVVFQSYALYPHMTVAENIGFPLKVKGMPAAEIRKEVDRIATLVQIGKLMDRRPAELSGGQQQRVALARALIRKPDVLLLDEPLANLDAKLRLEMRSEIRRLQRETGITAILVTHDQVEAMSMCDRIAIMKEGEIVQIATPAEMYNDPKTAFVAGFLGNPPITFLRGVMDKGAFAIPESEVRVPLPRAIGAAEGAKLMLGVRPEHFTPAGDVTVSGKITFAETQGRENLYDVRVAGGPLLRSIQPARNDVHVGDDVAWGIDSRGVFVFDENGTRL, encoded by the coding sequence ATGCGCATCCTCCTCGACAATTTCTCGAAGAGCTTCGGCTCCACCAAGGTCATCGAGAACATGCGGCTCGAAGTCGCCGGCGGCGAGATGCTGGCCTTGCTCGGACCGTCCGGCTGCGGCAAGTCAACGACGCTTTTTGCGGTCTGCGGCATTCACAGGCCGACCGGCGGGCGCATCCTCTTCGGCGAGCGGGATGTCACGGATCTCCCGAGCCAGGCCCGCAATGTCGGTGTCGTCTTCCAGTCCTATGCGCTCTACCCGCACATGACGGTTGCCGAAAACATCGGATTCCCCCTGAAGGTCAAGGGCATGCCTGCCGCCGAGATCCGCAAAGAGGTCGATCGCATCGCGACCCTCGTGCAGATCGGCAAGCTGATGGACCGGCGGCCGGCCGAGCTTTCCGGCGGCCAGCAGCAGCGCGTGGCGCTGGCCCGCGCGCTGATCCGCAAACCCGACGTGCTGCTGCTCGACGAGCCGCTCGCCAATCTCGACGCCAAGCTGCGCCTCGAAATGCGCTCGGAGATCCGCCGCCTGCAGCGAGAGACCGGCATCACCGCCATCCTCGTCACCCATGACCAGGTGGAGGCGATGAGCATGTGCGACCGCATCGCCATCATGAAGGAGGGCGAGATCGTCCAGATCGCCACACCGGCCGAGATGTACAACGATCCAAAGACCGCTTTCGTTGCTGGCTTCCTCGGTAATCCGCCGATCACCTTCCTGCGCGGCGTCATGGACAAGGGCGCCTTCGCAATCCCGGAAAGTGAGGTCCGGGTCCCGTTGCCGAGAGCCATCGGCGCCGCCGAAGGCGCCAAGCTGATGCTCGGCGTCCGGCCGGAGCATTTTACGCCTGCGGGCGACGTCACCGTGTCCGGCAAGATCACCTTCGCCGAAACACAAGGCCGAGAAAACCTTTACGACGTGCGTGTTGCCGGCGGGCCGCTGCTGCGCTCGATCCAGCCGGCGCGCAACGATGTTCACGTCGGCGACGATGTCGCCTGGGGCATCGACAGCCGCGGCGTGTTCGTCTTCGACGAGAACGGAACGAGGCTCTGA
- a CDS encoding LacI family DNA-binding transcriptional regulator, giving the protein MADKDKGPRKATSFDVARAAGVSRAAVSRAFTPDASVSPKTREKVYQAAKQLGYRVNYLARSLTNKRSDLVGLVAAGFDNPFRTLQIEHLSRALLARNFRPILLPTSQEADTSTVIGQLLHYAVSGVIVTSDAPPTEICEQCAAEGVPIVLINKGDDIPLVDRIISDDRMAGHLAASHLIDSGVRQPAVMAAPAKSYTARRRSETFIADCKQLGVEAQFLQVRINDYRSGYDSAPDLAASGIDGLFCANDYMACGVIDRIMQGRGRDEAPPIPIIGHDDIPQAAWTAYDLTTIRQPCDLQAEQTVDLLISRMAEPELTARVEFTPVTLIKRRTA; this is encoded by the coding sequence TTGGCTGACAAGGACAAGGGGCCGCGCAAGGCAACCTCCTTCGACGTGGCGCGGGCGGCCGGCGTCTCGCGCGCTGCCGTGTCGCGCGCCTTCACGCCGGATGCCAGCGTCTCGCCGAAAACGCGCGAGAAGGTCTATCAGGCCGCCAAGCAACTCGGCTATCGAGTGAACTATCTTGCCCGAAGCCTCACCAACAAGCGCTCCGATCTCGTCGGTCTCGTTGCCGCCGGTTTCGACAACCCGTTCCGCACGCTGCAGATCGAGCATCTGTCTCGGGCGCTGCTCGCCCGTAACTTCCGCCCGATCCTGTTGCCGACCTCACAGGAGGCGGATACCTCGACGGTCATCGGCCAATTGCTGCATTACGCCGTGTCAGGCGTCATTGTCACATCCGACGCACCGCCGACCGAAATCTGCGAACAATGTGCGGCCGAAGGCGTGCCAATCGTACTGATCAACAAGGGCGACGACATTCCCTTGGTCGACCGTATCATTTCTGACGACCGCATGGCCGGGCATCTGGCAGCCAGCCACCTGATCGACAGCGGCGTGCGACAGCCCGCCGTGATGGCTGCCCCGGCCAAATCCTATACCGCGCGACGTCGCAGCGAGACCTTCATCGCCGACTGCAAGCAGCTTGGCGTCGAGGCGCAGTTCCTGCAGGTCAGAATCAATGACTACCGGAGCGGTTATGATTCGGCGCCCGACCTGGCCGCATCCGGCATCGATGGGCTGTTCTGCGCCAATGACTACATGGCCTGCGGCGTGATCGATCGCATCATGCAAGGCAGGGGCCGCGACGAGGCGCCGCCGATCCCCATTATCGGCCATGACGACATTCCCCAGGCCGCTTGGACCGCCTACGACCTGACGACCATCCGCCAACCCTGTGACCTCCAGGCAGAACAGACCGTCGACCTGTTGATAAGCCGGATGGCCGAACCGGAGCTGACGGCGCGTGTCGAATTCACACCGGTGACATTGATAAAAAGAAGGACTGCCTGA
- a CDS encoding substrate-binding domain-containing protein codes for MKGIRQLAEHLDISIGTVSRALNGKPDVNEETRRRVLAAAEELGYVANQSGRSLRQGETKVIGLMIEASREAVENADNFFLGVTSGLQHVFARHKLDLLMLPCPADEDPREYLKRMVARRVVDAMIISNTQRIDQRIDLLSRAKIPFAAVGRSLSAGNFPWIDLDFEGVAEGAVERLVARGHRRIAITAPSSEVNLGYVFVESYRRTLERHGIPFDPSLVIRVQSSEQGGYQAAHELLQLEDRSTAVILIYELMAIGLYRRLGESGVLPGRDLAVIGFRDAPRARFLQPSLSCFRMSLYDLGIALGQMLLANMPAYREFYPDGGGNIIWPLELVPAQSDAFEVENQA; via the coding sequence ATGAAAGGGATTCGCCAGCTTGCCGAGCACCTGGATATCTCGATCGGCACGGTCTCCCGTGCGCTGAACGGCAAGCCTGACGTCAACGAGGAAACCCGCCGGCGCGTGCTGGCGGCGGCCGAGGAGCTCGGCTATGTCGCCAATCAGTCGGGGCGAAGCCTCCGGCAAGGAGAGACAAAGGTCATCGGCCTGATGATCGAAGCGAGCCGGGAAGCAGTGGAAAATGCCGATAACTTCTTCCTCGGCGTCACAAGCGGCCTGCAGCATGTTTTTGCCCGGCACAAGCTCGACCTCCTGATGCTCCCCTGCCCTGCCGACGAGGATCCGCGCGAATATCTGAAGCGCATGGTGGCGCGGCGTGTCGTCGATGCGATGATCATCTCCAACACGCAGCGCATCGATCAGCGCATCGATCTTCTGTCGCGAGCAAAGATTCCCTTCGCCGCCGTCGGCCGCAGCCTTTCGGCCGGCAATTTTCCCTGGATCGACCTCGATTTCGAAGGCGTTGCCGAAGGTGCTGTCGAAAGGCTGGTCGCGCGCGGCCATCGCCGGATCGCGATCACGGCGCCCTCAAGCGAAGTCAACCTCGGCTACGTCTTTGTCGAGAGCTATCGCCGCACGCTCGAACGGCACGGCATTCCCTTTGACCCGTCGCTCGTCATTCGCGTCCAGTCGAGCGAACAAGGCGGGTATCAGGCAGCGCACGAACTGCTGCAACTTGAAGATCGGTCGACCGCAGTCATCCTGATTTATGAGCTGATGGCGATCGGCCTTTACCGACGCCTGGGGGAATCGGGCGTCTTGCCTGGCCGCGATCTCGCGGTGATCGGCTTCCGCGACGCCCCCCGTGCCCGCTTCCTGCAACCCTCGCTCAGTTGCTTCCGCATGTCGCTCTACGATCTCGGTATTGCGCTCGGCCAGATGCTGCTCGCCAACATGCCGGCCTATCGCGAATTCTATCCGGATGGCGGCGGCAACATCATTTGGCCGCTGGAACTGGTACCGGCGCAAAGCGATGCCTTTGAGGTCGAGAACCAGGCCTGA